In Lactococcus protaetiae, the genomic window GCTGCTGAAGAAATATCCCCTGGAACGATCACATCGCAAGCAGTTAAAGATTGTCCACCAGATACCAAAATAGTTTGTCCTGATACAGCAATCTCTCCACCAAACTGAATAAGCATCTCTTCAGTATGACTACGTGTCTTCTCTTTTTCTACTATCTTGGAGACTTCACCTTTAGGGGTTTGTAAAGCAGCAAAGATTAAGGCAGATTTAACTTGAGCAGATGCTACAGGCAGTTGATAATCAATTGCAGATAACTTTCCACCTTTTATTACCAAAGGAGGCAAATCTCTTGATGTTTGTCCTGTAATATCCGCTCCCATCATTCTCAAGGGTTGAGCAATTCTATCCATCGGTCTTTTTGACAAAGAATCATCACCAAATAACGTAGATTCAAAAGATAGACCAGCAAGGATACCCGAAATCAAACGTGTTGATGTTCCAGAATTCCCCATATCAAGTTTTTGCTTTGGCTGCTTTAGTCCTTCAAAACCTGTTCCATGAATCTTAATTAATTCACCATCATCTTCAATCTCAACTCCCATCGCCCGAAAAGCATTCATCGTTGAGATGACATCTTCTCCTCGTAAAATATCGCGTACATTTGTTGTACCATGAGCAATCGCTCCAAACATGATACTACGATGCGAAATAGACTTATCTCCTGGAACTTTTAACTCGCCACGCAGCCCTTGCGAATTTATTTTTAACTTCATTTTTTTCATCCATCCTATATAGCTAACTCACTGTAGAATTCACAGTGAGTCTTTCATAATTTTCTACAGTAAGGCAAGTGATTGCAGTCACTACTTCCCGTTTCAACATTTTTATCCAGAAGCTGAGAAATATAATACTCAAATATTTCTCGAAATACAGATTATAACTTCTCTCGAATTCGAAATAGCAAGCACACTCTACCTTTGTTCTATTAAAATTATAACAAATACACGCCTATTTTGCTTTACACAGTTGTGAAAAGAAATGAAAAGCACGTATTATTTCTCGTGCTCTTTAAAGTAACCGCTTCAATATATTTAAACCTGGTTCAGATATTCTTCTCGCATCAAAGCATAATAATCCGCTAAAAGAGATTCTCCAGCATAATCATCGTAAATCTGACCTAACTTTTTCATTCCTATTTTTTCCATTACTCGTCCAGACTGACGATTTCCAACGAAATGGCTCGCTGTTAAAACTTGGAGTTTCAACTGATTAAAAGCAAAATCTCTGAGGCAACTTACTGCTTCTGGCATCAATCCTCTCCCCCAATAATCAGGATGAATAGACCAACCAAAATCTGCTCCCTCTCCTCTGACTCTCAAATCAATTGAACCGATTAATTTCTGAGTTGTTTTTTCAACAATGCCATAAATAGTTAATCTATTTTTCATGAAGAAATTAACAATATCTAATTTCATAGCTTCCAAATCTTCTACAATTTTGAAACCTGCATTTTTGGCAAAATTTACATCACTTGCATACTCCAAAATATCCTGTGCATCAGACATCTCAACTTTACGCAAGATTAAACGTTTCGTTTCAAATCTCTCATGTTCTGCTAATGAAGTCAAGACTTATTCAGTGGGAGTTTCGTAGAACATTTGTCCATTTTCTCTAGTCGCTGAAGCGACTGATAAAAGGGCAACTCGCCACTGAATTTAGTCGGACGAAATTCAAGGCTTAGGTGCTGCTTTATCTCCGACCTAAGAGATCGGAGTATTAGCACGCACTTGCTTTGATAAAATAAGTGTTTTCATTTTATTTCCTCTTTATCATGCCACTTTGAAATCTGTTGCAAACTCTATAATCTCTCTTGCTCTTACCAAATCTTTTTCTGTTTTAAAACTAATTTGTAGTTGACCATGAATATCTTCACGATTTTCTTCATTTATTTTAATATTCGTGATTGAAATATCTTGTAGAAGAGCTAAAACTCTAAGAATCACTCCTTTTTCATCTGGAACAGAAATAAATAAATCGTAAAAATTAGGGATTGCACCTTTATGAATTTCCATTCCTTGTCTTATTTTCTTACCTGTATCAAAGAATGATTTAATTGCTTTCTCATCTTTTAATGAAATTTTTTCTGAAATTTCATCAAGCTGAGTTTTGAAATCTTTAATTCGATTGAGAATTGGCTCTGGGTTAGATAATAAGACTGCCGTCCACATTGTGCTATCTGCCTCAGCAATCCGTGTCATATCTCTAAATCCGCCGGCTGCGAGATTTTTGACTAAAGGATGCTCTTTGGAATAATCATCTGATTGTTGAACTAAAGATGAGGCTAAAATATGAGGGAAATGTGAAACTTGCCCTGTAATTTTATCATGTTCTTCTGGATTCAATATGATGAACTTGGCGTGCAAACCAGAGAGTATCTCTTGTAGCTCTGCGTTTTCTTCTGTCAATACATAATAAGCATTTTCAAATAAATTGACATCTGAAGCTAATATTCCTGATTTGTGAGAGCCAGCCATTGGATGTCCTCCAATGAATTTCACATTTTTATCATGAAAAACTTTTATTGCTCTCTCCATCACTCGTGATTTCGTAGAACCAGTGTCGGTAATAATGACATCTTTCTTTAATTTAAGCTGGCTCAATTGACCCAAAATTTCTAATGTTACATCTATCGGAGCAGCGAGAATAATGACATCTATCTCTTGAATTTGCTCTAATCTTGGGATACTTTCATCAATAATACCCAGAGTTTTAGCAAGGTTTTGAACGTCTTTTTTATCATAGCCAATAATTTGATGCTCAGGATGCGTTCTCTTAATCCCCAATGCGATGGAACCACCAATTAAGCCCAATCCAATAATTAATATTTTTTTCATCTTCTCACTCTTTCGTTAATGTAACGCAAGTTCCTTTACCAATTTCGGATGTAATTTCTATTTTAAATTCTAATTTATCCAAAATCAACTTCGCAAGATACAACCCTAATCCCGTTGATTTTTGTTGAATTCGTCCATTAAAACCAGTAAAACCATGCTCAAAAAGTCGCGGAATATCTTCAGAAAGGATACCAATTCCCGTATCTTTAATGCTAAATTTTCCTGGTTCAATTTGAACCAAAATCCCACCTTCTTTTGTATATTTGACAGCATTATTAAGCAGTTGTTCAATAGCCAAACTCAGCCATCTTTGGTCACTGACAACTGACCATTCTCCTTCAATCTTTACTGACAAATTTTTTTGAATGAAGAAACTACTGTATTTTTTTACCAAATCTTTTGTCAGTGCTGACAGACTAATCTGATTAAATCTAAAATCTGTTGCAAGATTATTTATTCTTTGATATTCGAGAAGTATTTTCAAATAATTTTCCAATGAAAAAAGTTGATTTTTTAGCTCTCTCTCATTTATCTTTGTCTGCGTCATTAAATCAATTGCAGATAATGGAACTTTCATTTGATGAGACCAGACGCGGATAACATCTTCAAAATCACGCTCTGCAAGGTTTTGTTGTTCCAACCTTTTCTGTAAGTTTTTATTTTCTTTCGTCAGCACTAACACTTTTTCTCGGATTGATTTCCATCGAAAATAAGAAGAAACTAAGTAAATAATAAAAATAACCAAAGCAAATAAAGTGCTATTCAGAAGCGCCATCATTGGCAAATGCCAAAGCAAAAAATCTACAACATAAATAGCTAGAATTAGAAGGAAAACCCCTATCTGCGGCAACTTTGATTTCAAAAATTTAAACCAGAGCATAGCCACATCCTCTTTTCGTCATAATGTGTTCATCAAAGCCAATCTCAGCCAATTTTTTACGTAAACGAGTCATTTTTACGTTCAAAGTATTCGTATCAATAAACTCATCAGTTTGCCATAACTCTTGTAAAATTTTCTCTTTTGTCACGACTTCACCATTCGCTCGGAAGAGTAAGGTTAAAATTTTATTTTCAGATGTTGTTAATTCAATTTCAATTCTGTCAGTACTGCGACTTCGATTAGATGTTTCAGCATCGTAGCGAGAATCGACAGCATGTATCTCGTCAGTATTCTGACGAGATTGCGAGATGACAAGATTTTTGTCAGTACTAATTGAGTTTTCTGTCAGTAAAAATCCTGCAAACTCTAACTTCTCAGCACCTGAAAATGCATATGAACGCCTTAAAAGTGCCTTAATTTTTGCCGACAATATCTCCAAAGAAAAGGGCTTCGTAACAAAATCATCCGCTCCCTGATTCATCGCTGTAATCTGATTCATATCATCTGACGACGATGAGATGAAAATAATAGGAATTTGAGAAACTTTCCTAAGTTCACTCGTCCAATAAAAGCCACTATAAAAAGGTAAACCAATATCCATTAATACTAAATCTGCATCAAATTCTAATATTTCCTGCTTAACAGCTCTAAAATTTAAAACACTTCTCACATGAAATTCATTTTCCAATGAAGCTTTAATCGCTTTAACGATAATTTCATCATCTTCCACAATAAAAATCTTATTCATCTTTCTCTCCTCTCACTTTCTCCATTGTCATCTATTACATTTTTTAGAACATTTAACCTAGCAAGTGCGTGCTATCTTCGCCCTTTGGGCTACGCGATAAACATTTGTCCGTTTTATCTAGCCGCTGAAGCGTCTGATAAAAAGGCTGTCCATCCTCGCTACGGTCCTACGTGCTTCACACGCCGTTCTACGAACGGTCTACGCAACTTCATTGCTCCGCTGTCCGTTTGCTTAACTGCTAAAGCAGCAAGAGCAAGAGGCAGAGCAATAAGGCGAAATGGCAAGCTCTGCTTTCGTTCTACTAACATCAGTGGGAGAGAAAGAATCTCCCACTGATGAAGTAATCACTTCAAAATGAACCTGATTTAGTTTTAACAGCCATCTCAGTTCCACTAAATCGCTCATACCAAAGTTTCTTGGTTCTTAACAGCCCAGCAAAAATCACATCTAAGATTGGCAATGCAATCAAGGCAAGGACAATCATCGCCATCAAATAATTTTGTGCCAAATCCTGCTCTGGCACCTCACCTGAACGTTGTAAAAAATACATTTCCAAATAAACTAATGAAAAATTCACTGACATCAGCAGTTGTCTCAATAAAATACGCCATCTATTTTTCGATTTTATTCCTATCTTCAACAATAATTGTCCTAAACTCGCTTTAAATACAATGGGAATAAGCAGAAATACAATAACTTCTGATAGATAGGAATAAGGAAGCAAAATTCCAACAATCAATACTACAAAACCATCCACTATAAAAGCAACAAAACGTCGAAGTAAACTCACTTTAACCTGCTCACTAGCCACAGCATCTAAATCAGGAAGAACTTTTTGCAAAAGTATTGCAAGCGCAAAACCGAGTAAGCTTCCCAAAAGATTAATCATCAAATCATCCACATCAAAGAGACGATAAGGCCTAGGATAGAGTCCAAAAAGTGCTGAACGTTGCAAAAGTTCAAAAGATAGAGTTAGTAAAAAGCCCAAAATAACTGTTTGCTTAAATGTTCGTTTAAATAAATAACGTAAATAAATCCCAAAAGGTATTGTCAACAATAAATTGAAAAATGGCTGAATAAATGTAAAGCTTTTAATAGCTGATAACCATGTTGCTGGCTCATCTAAGCGAAACGGACTATATAATATAAACTGTCTAACAAATTCAAAAGGTACAAGATTTTGCTTAGGTCCTGTCATCTTTGCAACTTCTGCTACATTGGGTAAAGGAAAAATCGTCATTGCATAAGCACAAATTAAATACAGAATAAAAGAAAAATTGACAAAGAAACGCCAAGTGTTAACATGACCATACTTTCGATACTGCACGATTAAATACGGAATCAAAGCAAGCAACAGAAAAACGAAAAATAATAAAACACCAATTTGGATAGAGTGAAGATATGTTGTCATAATTTCCTTTCATTGAAGTGATTATTTCATCAGTGGGAGATTCTTTCTCTCCCACTGATGTTAAGGCGCAACCTCTAGGTGTAACAACTAAGCGACCTGTACGCAACTAAAGCTGCAACAGTCTGCTTAACATCAAAGATATGAGGTCACACCGTAGCAAAGCTTCGTTATCCATTCGCTCTAAAGCGACTAAAGTCGCAAGGCGAAGTGGTCTTGTCCCTGAAGTCTAAGCGCTATCTCCGCTGGGCTACGCTGTCCACACCACGGGTATCCATGCTCGCTAAGTGGACAAAGCTACAAGTCGAGTGGCAAAGCGCCAAGACCCTAGGCAGTAGAACGAATGCAAAACTTGCCATTTCGCCTTATCGCTTTGCCTTTTGCTCTTACTGCTTTAGCAGCCAGCTTCGCATGACCACAGGACATTTGTTCGTTTGCTCAGCTGCTAAAGCAGTAAGAGCAAAAGGCATTGGCTGTAAGACACTAAAGTGACAAGAATAGAGGCAACGCCAAATAGCAATCAAACGGACAGCGTAGCCCCAAAGGGCGGAGATAGCACGCATTTGCTTGGTTAAAACTATCAATTCTATATATGATATTCTTGAACACTTGAGATTAGCTATAATCCTAACAAGATATCTTAAGATTTTCCAAAAAATTATACTAAACTTATTAATAAGGTATTCTGATATAAAATCAGCCTACTATCAAACTTTGTTCCCATTATACCAAAAATTAAGTTATTCCTCCTCTATCCCTATTATCATATAAAAAACTCAAACAGCTCTCGCCATTTGAGTTTTCCGATTATCTGTTATAACTGATCCTTTATCAGAACCAACAACGGATTGACATTGCAATCTCACTTCATGAGTAAAAACAATGTCTGCTTCGCCGTTCTGAGAACGTTCTACATTCGTTTCTCTGACTATGCTGTTCATTTAAGCAAGGGAAGCTAAGAGCGAATGGACATCTGCGCTATAAAACTCTATCGGACTTTGAAATGATTACTTCATTAGCGGGAGATTCTTTCTCTCCCACTGAGGTTAGGGCACAACCTCTAGGTGTAACAACTAAGCGACCTGTACGCAGCTAAAGCTGCAACAGTCTGCTTAACATCAAAGATATGAGGTCACACCGTAGCTCCGCTTCGTTATCCATTCGCTCTAAAGCGACTAAAATCGCAAGGCGAAGTGATCTTGTCCCTGAAGTCTAAGCGCTAAGACCCTAGGGCAGTAGAACGAAAGCAGAGCTTGCTATTTCGCCTTATCGCTTTGCCTTTTGCTCTTGCTGCTTTAGCAGCTAAGCAAACGGACAGTGGAGCAACGAAGTTGCGTAGACCGTTCGTAGAACGGCGTGTGAAGCACGTAGGACCGTAGCGAGGATGGACAGCCTTTTTATCAGACGCTTCAGCCGCTAGATAAAACTGACAAATGTTTATCGCGTAACCCAAAGGGCGGAGATAGCAGATACTTGCTTGGTTAAAGTGAATCTAGTATAATTTGTAACAACTTTTGTCCTCTTTGCACATTTCCTTGAGTATCAGATAACACTTCTATATATTCAGCCGAATTTGTTACGACAATTGGAGTAACTGTTGAAAGTCCTGCTGCACTAATAGCATCTAGATCTACTTCTACCAACACATCACCTCTCTTGATATGCTCTCCAACAGAAATCTTCAAGTCGAAAGGTTTTCCATCCAAACTTACAGTATCCAATCCGATATGTATTAAAATTTCAACTCCTTCATCACTCGTAATTCCAATCGCGTGTTTGGTAGGGAAAGTCATTGTAACCACACCATCGATAGGGGATACAAATTTACCATCTGTAGGTTTTATCGCAATTCCTTTACCTAAAATTCCTGTTGAAAAAGCTTCATCTTCTACATCGCTAAGTGAGATTGCTTCCCCATTCATTGGTGAGAAAAGTTCAATCGTATGTGAAAGGGTTTGAACTTCATGGTCTTTCGCCCAATGGTCAGCCTTATCTTTTTCAGATTGTGGAATTCCAAAGAAATAGGTTGCAATAAATCCACCAGCATAAGCACTTAATAGACCAATAATATAAATCCACCAGCGTCCACCTGCAATCAAAGGAATAAGTGCAAGCCCCGAAGGGCCAACAGTAATCGCTCCTGCATTACCCAATGCACCAATCACTGCACCGCCAATACCACCACCGATACATGAAGTGATAAAAGGTCGTCCCATCGGCAAAGTAATCCCGTAAATCAAAGGCTCACCAATCCCCAAAATCCCAACGGGTAGAGCGCCTTTAACCAGCTTCACAAAATCTTTATTTTTTCTCAAGCGAATCCATAAAGCAATAGCGGCACCAACTTGACCTCCTCCAGCCATTGAAAGCAGTGGAAGTAACTGAGTTGAACCTGTTTTTGCAATCATCTCCATATGAATCGGCGTCAAAATTTGATGCAACCCAAACATAACTAAAGGCAAGAAGAAAGCACCTAAAATAAATCCAGAGAAAGCTCCACCAACATTGAGCACCCAGTTAATACTTCCTACTAAGCCAGTAGATACCCAACCCGCAACAGGCATGATTAAGAAAATAGTTGCCAGTCCAATAATTAATAAGCTTAACGTTGGGGTCACGATAATATCAATTGAATCTGGAACCCATTTATGTAATCTTTTTTCCAATAACGATAAAAGCCATACAGCAAATATTGCTCCAATAATCCCACCTTGTCCTGCATTTAAAGGGGTTCCTGTAAAAATATTAGTTAATGGA contains:
- a CDS encoding response regulator transcription factor yields the protein MNKIFIVEDDEIIVKAIKASLENEFHVRSVLNFRAVKQEILEFDADLVLMDIGLPFYSGFYWTSELRKVSQIPIIFISSSSDDMNQITAMNQGADDFVTKPFSLEILSAKIKALLRRSYAFSGAEKLEFAGFLLTENSISTDKNLVISQSRQNTDEIHAVDSRYDAETSNRSRSTDRIEIELTTSENKILTLLFRANGEVVTKEKILQELWQTDEFIDTNTLNVKMTRLRKKLAEIGFDEHIMTKRGCGYALV
- a CDS encoding glucose PTS transporter subunit IIA, whose amino-acid sequence is MADDKVKRIAREIYEQVGGESNVVRVIHCMTRVRMTIKDYSKVNMDSLKKIEGVLGIVDDETLQVIIGPGTVNKVAQAMVDKVGVKLGDTFPGSEEDLAELAARTKSAAKDKYDKPSKFKAVLKSISNIFVPLIPALVGAGLIGGVASILSNLIAAGSIDAGTWQQTVLVLNILKNGIFTYLAIFTGINAATEFGATPSLGGIIGAATLLTGVTPDAPLTNIFTGTPLNAGQGGIIGAIFAVWLLSLLEKRLHKWVPDSIDIIVTPTLSLLIIGLATIFLIMPVAGWVSTGLVGSINWVLNVGGAFSGFILGAFFLPLVMFGLHQILTPIHMEMIAKTGSTQLLPLLSMAGGGQVGAAIALWIRLRKNKDFVKLVKGALPVGILGIGEPLIYGITLPMGRPFITSCIGGGIGGAVIGALGNAGAITVGPSGLALIPLIAGGRWWIYIIGLLSAYAGGFIATYFFGIPQSEKDKADHWAKDHEVQTLSHTIELFSPMNGEAISLSDVEDEAFSTGILGKGIAIKPTDGKFVSPIDGVVTMTFPTKHAIGITSDEGVEILIHIGLDTVSLDGKPFDLKISVGEHIKRGDVLVEVDLDAISAAGLSTVTPIVVTNSAEYIEVLSDTQGNVQRGQKLLQIILDSL
- the aroA gene encoding 3-phosphoshikimate 1-carboxyvinyltransferase; protein product: MKLKINSQGLRGELKVPGDKSISHRSIMFGAIAHGTTNVRDILRGEDVISTMNAFRAMGVEIEDDGELIKIHGTGFEGLKQPKQKLDMGNSGTSTRLISGILAGLSFESTLFGDDSLSKRPMDRIAQPLRMMGADITGQTSRDLPPLVIKGGKLSAIDYQLPVASAQVKSALIFAALQTPKGEVSKIVEKEKTRSHTEEMLIQFGGEIAVSGQTILVSGGQSLTACDVIVPGDISSAAFWLVAALVVPNSEIVLKNVGINETRTGILDVISAMGAELEFLEQDDVAKSATIRVRTSQLRGCEISGSLIPRLIDELPIIALLATQAQGQTVIRDAEELKVKETDRIAVVADSLNAMGADIQPTADGMIIRGKTPLHAATVNTLGDHRIGMMAAIASLLVSSGEMMLERAEAINTSYPSFFDDLERLDGNS
- a CDS encoding prephenate dehydrogenase, which translates into the protein MKKILIIGLGLIGGSIALGIKRTHPEHQIIGYDKKDVQNLAKTLGIIDESIPRLEQIQEIDVIILAAPIDVTLEILGQLSQLKLKKDVIITDTGSTKSRVMERAIKVFHDKNVKFIGGHPMAGSHKSGILASDVNLFENAYYVLTEENAELQEILSGLHAKFIILNPEEHDKITGQVSHFPHILASSLVQQSDDYSKEHPLVKNLAAGGFRDMTRIAEADSTMWTAVLLSNPEPILNRIKDFKTQLDEISEKISLKDEKAIKSFFDTGKKIRQGMEIHKGAIPNFYDLFISVPDEKGVILRVLALLQDISITNIKINEENREDIHGQLQISFKTEKDLVRAREIIEFATDFKVA
- a CDS encoding GNAT family N-acetyltransferase; the encoded protein is MTSLAEHERFETKRLILRKVEMSDAQDILEYASDVNFAKNAGFKIVEDLEAMKLDIVNFFMKNRLTIYGIVEKTTQKLIGSIDLRVRGEGADFGWSIHPDYWGRGLMPEAVSCLRDFAFNQLKLQVLTASHFVGNRQSGRVMEKIGMKKLGQIYDDYAGESLLADYYALMREEYLNQV
- a CDS encoding VanZ family protein — translated: MTTYLHSIQIGVLLFFVFLLLALIPYLIVQYRKYGHVNTWRFFVNFSFILYLICAYAMTIFPLPNVAEVAKMTGPKQNLVPFEFVRQFILYSPFRLDEPATWLSAIKSFTFIQPFFNLLLTIPFGIYLRYLFKRTFKQTVILGFLLTLSFELLQRSALFGLYPRPYRLFDVDDLMINLLGSLLGFALAILLQKVLPDLDAVASEQVKVSLLRRFVAFIVDGFVVLIVGILLPYSYLSEVIVFLLIPIVFKASLGQLLLKIGIKSKNRWRILLRQLLMSVNFSLVYLEMYFLQRSGEVPEQDLAQNYLMAMIVLALIALPILDVIFAGLLRTKKLWYERFSGTEMAVKTKSGSF
- a CDS encoding sensor histidine kinase, whose translation is MLWFKFLKSKLPQIGVFLLILAIYVVDFLLWHLPMMALLNSTLFALVIFIIYLVSSYFRWKSIREKVLVLTKENKNLQKRLEQQNLAERDFEDVIRVWSHQMKVPLSAIDLMTQTKINERELKNQLFSLENYLKILLEYQRINNLATDFRFNQISLSALTKDLVKKYSSFFIQKNLSVKIEGEWSVVSDQRWLSLAIEQLLNNAVKYTKEGGILVQIEPGKFSIKDTGIGILSEDIPRLFEHGFTGFNGRIQQKSTGLGLYLAKLILDKLEFKIEITSEIGKGTCVTLTKE